A genomic region of Eucalyptus grandis isolate ANBG69807.140 chromosome 5, ASM1654582v1, whole genome shotgun sequence contains the following coding sequences:
- the LOC104446395 gene encoding LOW QUALITY PROTEIN: MDIS1-interacting receptor like kinase 2 (The sequence of the model RefSeq protein was modified relative to this genomic sequence to represent the inferred CDS: substituted 1 base at 1 genomic stop codon): protein MINNLSGSIPSTIGNLSKLTNLQLANNKFVGQLPQDICSGRVLQNFTASDNYFTGPIPRGLKNCTSLYRVRLQNNRLKGDISEGLGTYPYLDYLELSNNELYGELPSRLREYSNLTSLKISNTLISGVIPFELGNMTQLHILDLSSNSLVGEIPEDVGKLKFLLELSLYDNHLQGYIPRELGTLPDLSRINVAGNNLSGSIPRQLGECSKLLTLNLSRNSLERSIPTEISNLQSLQFLDLSQNLLTGEIPGQLGLLHKLETLNLSHNQLSGSIASSFNGMASLTSVDISYNELEGALPNIPAFDSATTEVVRGNKGLCGVIASLNPCTTTRLKGKNKSKKFLLILIPTFGCLLSLLLIVGASSIVCRRVRKTEVSLTNGSNENPWAILSFDGKMAYENIIEATEEFDAKYCIGVGGHGSVYKAQLQIGETVAIKKLKEAVDVEIANQKAFEREIHALTETRHRNIIKLYGFCLSSQHSFLVYEFLEGGSLKDVLNNEERITTFDWHKRVNVVKGVAKALCYMHHECSPPIIHXDISSKNILLDEEYEAHVSDFGTAKVLKPYSSNWTSFAGTFGYVAPELAYTMEVNEKCDVYSFGVMTLEVIMGRHPGDLISSLMSSSSSSSHHSTDSWPLKEVLDQRIPYPKGDVLGEVAFVTKMAFSCLSPKPEYRLSMQQVSRAISAHSSTVLTTPEDIKLEEVVGPTCFTN, encoded by the exons ATGATTAACAATCTCTCTGGCTCAATTCCATCCACTATAGGTAATTTAAGCAAGCTCACAAACCTACAGCTAGCCAATAACAAGTTTGTTGGCCAATTGCCACAAGATATTTGCAGCGGTCGAGTTCTTCAAAACTTTACCGCAAGTGACAATTACTTCACTGGTCCAATTCCGCGAGGCCTCAAAAACTGCACAAGTTTGTATAGAGTTAGGCTCCAAAACAACCGGCTCAAGGGAGATATATCTGAGGGTCTTGGCACATACCCTTACTTAGATTATCTTGAGTTGAGCAACAATGAACTTTACGGTGAGCTACCATCTAGATTGCGTGAATATAGCAATTTGACGAGCCTGAAAATCTCCAACACTCTAATCTCAGGCGTGATACCCTTTGAGCTTGGCAACATGACCCAATTGCATATACTTGATCTCTCTTCAAATAGTCTTGTTGGGGAAATTCCAGAAGACGTAGGAAAACTGAAGTTTCTTCTAGAGCTTTCACTCTATGACAATCATCTACAAGGCTACATACCTCGAGAACTCGGAACATTGCCTGATCTGTCAAGAATTAATGTGGCCGGAAATAACCTAAGTGGCTCAATTCCTAGACAACTTGGAGAGTGTTCGAAGCTTCTAACTTTGAATTTAAGTAGAAATAGTCTTGAAAGAAGCATTCCCACCGAGATTAGCAATCTTCAATCTCTTCAATTCCTCGATCTAAGTCAAAATTTGCTCACGGGAGAAATACCTGGACAACTTGGGCTATTGCACAAACTGGAAACACTCAATCTCTCGCACAATCAGCTTTCAGGTTCCATTGCATCGAGCTTTAATGGTATGGCAAGCTTGACATCCGTTGACATATCGTATAATGAACTAGAGGGTGCCTTACCAAACATTCCAGCATTTGATAGTGCTACAACTGAAGTTGTGAGAGGAAACAAAGGCTTGTGTGGAGTTATTGCTAGTCTCAATCCCTGTACAACAACAAGGTTGAAaggcaaaaacaaaagcaaaaagttcCTGCTGATTTTGATTCCCACTTTTGGTTGCTTACTCTCTTTGCTTCTTATTGTGGGAGCTTCAAGTATCGTATGCCGAAGAGTAAGGAAAACAGAGGTTAGTTTGACTAATGGAAGCAATGAAAACCCATGGGCAATATTGAGCTTTGATGGAAAGATGGCCTATGAGAACATTATTGAAGCTACGGAGGAGTTTGATGCCAAATATTGCATTGGTGTGGGAGGACATGGGAGTGTTTACAAGGCCCAATTGCAAATAGGTGAGACTGTTGCTATAAAGAAACTTAAAGAAGCAGTGGACGTTGAAATTGCCAATCAAAAAGCATTTGAAAGGGAGATTCATGCTTTGACTGAAACTCGGCACCGCAATATCATCAAGCTCTATGGCTTTTGCTTGAGTTCTCAACATTCATTTCTGGTGTACGAGTTCTTGGAAGGTGGTAGCTTGAAGGATGTATTGAATAATGAAGAGAGGATAACAACATTTGACTGGCACAAGAGAGTGAATGTGGTTAAAGGTGTGGCTAAAGCTTTGTGCTACATGCACCATGAATGCTCTCCTCCTATAATTCATTGAGACATATCAAGCAAGAACATTTTACTAGATGAAGAATATGAAGCTCATGTCTCTGATTTTGGCACAGCTAAGGTTCTAAAACCTTATTCATCCAATTGGACTTCCTTTGCAGGCACCTTTGGATATGTAGCTCCAG AACTCGCATACACTATGGAAGTGAACGAAAAATGCGATGTTTATAGCTTCGGAGTGATGACATTGGAAGTAATCATGGGAAGACATCCAGGAGATCTCATATCGTCTCTTATgtcctcatcttcatcatcctcgCACCATTCAACAGACTCTTGGCCATTGAAAGAAGTTTTAGATCAAAGAATTCCATACCCAAAAGGTGATGTGCTAGGGGAAGTGGCATTTGTGACGAAGATGGCATTTTCGTGCTTAAGTCCCAAACCAGAGTATCGTCTGAGCATGCAACAAGTTTCTCGAGCGATATCAGCACATAGCTCAACCGTGTTGACCACACCAGAGGACATCAAATTGGAAGAAGTAGTCGGTCCTACATGCTTCACTAATTGA